One stretch of Macaca nemestrina isolate mMacNem1 chromosome 17, mMacNem.hap1, whole genome shotgun sequence DNA includes these proteins:
- the LOC139359499 gene encoding zinc finger protein 595-like: protein MYSQYTEELWPEKGPKYSLREALLRRYRICGHGNLQCRKGCRSVSKVQKGCYNRLNQSLSTTHSKIFQCNKCVKVFSKLSDLNRHKIRHTGEKPFRCKACGRFFHMFSLLTQHQRIHTRESPYKCEEYGKAFNWPSNLVKHERIHTGEKPHKCDECGKGFLQSANLIIHKRIHTGETSYKCDECDKAFKCISVLTKHKRIHTGEKPYKCEDCGKAFKWFSTFSSHKRIHTGEKPYICKECGKAFKEASYLSGHKKIHTGEKPYKCEECGKAFMWVSCLTRHMRTHTGEKPYNCDECGKAFKYSSNLNAHKKTHTGEKAYKCGECGKAFKYRSTLSKHKRIHCGGKPYKCDECSKAFKSTSDLTKHKIIHTGEKPYKCEDCGKAFKRFSILTRHKRIHTGEKLYICKGCGKAFKQASVLNGHKKVHTGEKPHKCEECGKAFKWLSCLTRHKRSHTEEKPCTCDECGKAFKYSSNLNEHKKIHTVEKPYKCEECGKAFKCHSSVTDHKRIHTGERPYKCKECDKIFNWASSLLKHKRIHTGRISYKCEECGKAFTSCSSLSNHKILHT from the coding sequence ATGTATTCTCAATACACCGAAGAGCTTTGGCCAGAGAAAGGCCCAAAATATTCATTGCGAGAAGCACTACTGAGAAGATACAGAATATGTGGACATGGGAATTTACAATGTAGGAAAGGCTGTAGAAGTGTAAGTAAGGTGCAGAAAGGATGTTATAACAGACTTAACCAATCTTTGTCAACTACACAtagtaaaatatttcaatgtaataAATGTGTGAAAGTCTTTAGTAAATTGTCAGATTTAAATAGACATAAGATAAgacatactggagagaaacctttcAGATGTAAAGCATGTGGCAGATtttttcacatgttctcactcctaactCAACATCAGAGAATCCACACTAGAGAGAgtccctacaaatgtgaagaatatgGCAAAGCCTTTAACTGGCCCTCAAACCTTGTTAAACAtgagagaattcatactggagagaaaccccaCAAATGTGATGAATGTGGCAAAGGCTTTTTACAGTCTGCAAACCTTATTATAcacaagagaattcatactggagagacaTCCTACAAATGTGACGAGTGTGACAAAGCCTTTAAGTGCATCTCAGTCCTGAcaaaacataagagaattcatactggagagaagccctacaaatgtgaggattgtggcaaagcctttaaatgGTTCTCAACTTTTAGTAgccataagagaattcatactggagagaaaccttacatttgtaaagaatgtggcaaagcctttaaagAGGCCTCATACCTTAGTggacataagaaaattcatactggagagaaaccctacaaatgtgaagaatgtggcaaagcctttatgTGGGTCTCATGCCTTACTAGACATATGAggactcatactggagagaaaccctataatTGTgatgaatgtggcaaagcctttaaataCTCCTCAAACCTTAATGCACATAAGAaaactcatactggagagaaagcctaCAAATGTggagaatgtgggaaagcctttaagTATCGCTCAACCCTTAgtaaacataagagaattcattgTGGAgggaaaccctacaaatgtgatgAATGTAGCAAAGCATTTAAGTCCACCTCAGACCTGACaaaacataagataattcatactggagagaaaccctacaaatgtgaggattgtggcaaagcctttaaacGGTTCTCAATCCTTACTagacataagagaattcatactggagagaaactttacATTTGTAAAGggtgtggcaaagcctttaaacAGGCCTCAGTCCTTAATGGACATAAGAaagttcatactggagagaaaccccacaaatgtgaagagtgtggcaaagcctttaagtGGTTGTCATGCCTTACTAGACATAAGAGGAGTCACACTGAAGAGAAACCCTGTACTTGTGacgaatgtggcaaagcctttaaataCTCTTCAAACCTCAAtgaacataagaaaattcatactgtagagaaaccctacaaatgtgaagaatgtgggaaagcctttaagTGTCACTCATCTGTTACTGatcataagagaattcatactggagagagaccctacaaatgtaaagaatgtgacAAAATCTTTAACTGGGCCTCCAGCCTTCTAAagcataagagaattcatactggaagGATatcttacaaatgtgaagaatgtggcaaagcctttacaTCTTGTTCAAGCCTTTCTAATCATAAGATACTTCATACTTGA